One Malus domestica chromosome 11, GDT2T_hap1 genomic region harbors:
- the LOC108170810 gene encoding uncharacterized protein: protein MGIQENDDILGDEQPSQVLQDNAQISEASIDVSFEFTDDYHDSTHFDNVQSNDVNFNLSSSRRNKRKNIQDYDNIVDLNIDGDIMVGQLYSSKKELQKQLAMIAMRKNYEFKAERSTKDRLEIRCVDHNCKWRLHATKLQVSEFFEVRKFETNHSCSLDVVQRDHRQASSSVVRQFIKSKYEGASRVYRPKDIIEDMRVQVGVNMSYEKAWRAREHAFDMIRGSPEESFASLPAYCAMLESKNPGTITHIETDDNNHFLYFFMAMRASIRGFRGSMRPVVAVDGTFLKGKYLGTLFVAVCHDGQNQIYPLAFGVGDSENDASWTWSLTKLRSVIGEVTDLVFVSDRHGSIGKAVQTVFPEVYHGAYMYHVAGNMRNKFGDDETMFNLYYTAAKTYLVSEFNSVMTDIWAIKDGKVGKYLQEIGYHRWARAHFIGKRYNMMTTNIAESMNAKLKDARKLPIIALADHLRGILQEWFNERRNTASSWNSTLTKWAEEKVHKNQNRGLCMSVSSINHYALQVHEADLYHIVDLNTKSCTCKRFDLDQLPCVHATAACRIRNTSVYIMCSKFYTANAIMLAYAEPIWPVRNKSEWSVPEEVHNRVVLPPIRQVVSGRRKTNRIPSQGEEKIVKKCSRCGGTCHNRQTCKNPIRLHSNT, encoded by the exons ATGGGAATTCAAGAGAATGATGACATTTTGGGTGATGAACAACCAAGTCAAGTTCTTCAAGACAATGCCCAGATTAGTGAGGCTTCAATAGATGTGAGTTTTGAGTTTACTGATGACTATCATGACAGTACCCATTTCGATAATGTGCAGTCGAATGATGTCAATTTCAATCTATCGTCGTCTCGTCGTAACAAGCGTAAgaacatacaagactatgaTAATATTGTAGATTTGAATATAGATGGAGATATTATGGTCGGACAATTGTACTCGAGTAAGAAAGAGTTGCAAAAACAATTAGCTATGATTGCAATGAGGAAGAATTATGAATTTAAAGCGGAAAGATCAACTAAGGATCGTTTGGAAATTAGATGTGTGGATCATAATTGCAAGTGGCGACTTCATGCAACCAAGTTACAAGTGTCAGAATTTTTTGAAGTAAGAAAATTTGAAACTAATCATTCTTGTTCATTAGATGTTGTTCAGCGTGATCATCGGCAAGCAAGTAGTTCTGTTGTTCGCCAATTTATAAAGTCAAAGTATGAGGGGGCATCACGTGTATATAGACCTAAAGACATCATTGAGGATATGCGAGTACAAGTTGGGGTTAATATGAGCTACGAGAAAGCTTGGAGAGCAAGAGAGCACGCATTTGACATGATCCGAGGGTCGCCAGAGGAATCTTTTGCCTCACTTCCTGCCTATTGTGCCATGTTAGAAAGTAAAAACCCTGGGACAATAACACATATAGAAACAGATGACAATAATCACTTTTTATACTTTTTCATGGCAATGAGAGCCTCTATAAGGGGATTTCGTGGTTCTATGAGGCCTGTGGTAGCAGTTGATGGGACTTTTCTAAAGGGTAAATATCTTGGCACCTTATTTGTTGCTGTATGCCATGATGGACAAAATCAAATATATCCTTTAGCATTTGGTGTGGGTGACTCAGAAAATGACGCTTCATGGACATGGTCTCTTACAAAATTGAGAAGTGTCATTGGAGAGGTAACAGACTTGGTGTTTGTATCTGATCGACATGGAAGTATTGGTAAAGCTGTACAAACTGTGTTTCCAGAGGTATATCATGGAGCTTATATGTATCATGTAGCTGGCAACATGAGGAATAAATTTGGTGATGATGAAACGATGTTTAACTTATATTACACTGCGGCAAAAACATACCTTGTGTCAGAGTTTAATAGTGTAATGACTGATATTTGGGCAATCAAAGATGGAAAAGTAGGAAAATATCTTCAAGAAATTGGGTATCATAGATGGGCTCGGGCACATTTCATTGGAAAACGATACAACATGATGACAACCAACATTGCCGAATCCATGAATGCAAAACTGAAGGATGCTCGAAAGTTGCCTATCATTGCTCTAGCGGATCACCTTAGAGGTATACTACAAGAGTGGTTCAACGAACGTCGGAACACAGCAAGTTCATGGAATTCGACCTTGACAAAGTGGGCAGAGGAAAAAGTGCACAAGAATCAAAATAGAGGCTTGTGTATGTCA GTATCTTCCATTAATCACTATGCATTGCAAGTACATGAGGCAGACTTATATCATATAGTTGATCTAAATACCAAGTCATGCACGTGTAAAAGGTTTGATCTCGACCAGCTTCCATGTGTCCATGCAACTGCTGCATGTCGAATTCGCAACACATCAGTGTACATTATGTGCTCCAAATTCTACACAGCCAATGCAATTATGCTAGCGTATGCAGAGCCCATTTGGCCGGTTAGAAACAAGAGTGAATGGAGTGTGCCAGAAGAGGTGCATAATAGAGTTGTGTTACCTCCAATCAGACAAGTTGTATCTGGAAGACGCAAGACAAACAGAATCCCATCTCAGGGAGAGGAAAAGATAGTGAAGAAGTGCAGTCGCTGTGGTGGGACATGCCACAATCGCCAAACTTGCAAGAATCCAATTAGACTCCATTCCAACACATGA
- the LOC103413226 gene encoding lactoylglutathione lyase GLX1-like, translating to MYIYTTMVIKSEQLVCVILLFLSLMGSSMAARAVPHDDVLEWVQKDSRRFLRANIRVSDLDRTIKFYTQLFGLKVLSRKDFPEEKYSYAIVGFGPEESHFVIGLTCHHNTTDKLDIGTAFSHFGIATQDIYNTVEKVRASGGVITREPGPLVEGGDTVYAFMNDPDGYSFELLQRPPTPEPLSHICLNVIDLNRSIEFYNKSLGMNLLLKFDVPQEQYTVGMVGYGSNLTQTVVIELKYNYNVTAYRRGNGYAQVAIGTDDVYKSAAAAKLVTKEVGGKVIRPPGPLPKIHTKITAFLDTDGFETVLVDNEDYLKRIEERAVQQNP from the exons atgtacatTTATACAACGATGGTGATCAAGTCCGAGCAATTGGTGTGTGTTATTCTACTGTTCCTCTCTTTG ATGGGATCAAGTATGGCAGCTCGGGCAGTACCCCATGACGATGTGTTAGAATGGGTACAGAAAGATAGTCGTCGTTTCCTGCGTGCTAATATCAGAGTTAGTGATCTTGATCGCACCATTAA GTTTTACACACAACTTTTTGGATTGAAAGTATTGAGTAGAAAAGATTTCCCAGAAGAAAAATACTCATATGCGATCGTTGGGTTTGGACCTGAAGAATCTCACTTTGTGATAGGGCTCACATGCCATC ACAACACAACGGACAAGCTAGACATCGGAACAGCCTTTAGTCACTTTGGAATTGCAACCCAAGAT ATTTATAACACGGTTGAAAAAGTTCGAGCCAGTGGTGGTGTGATCACTCGTGAACCCGGGCCCCTCGTAGAAGGAGGGGATACCGTTTACGCCTTCATGAACGATCCCGACGGCTACAGTTTTGAGCTCCTCCAGAGGCCGCCAACTCCAGAACCACTTTCTCATATATGTCTTAATGTTATTGATTTAAATCGGTCTATTGAGTTCTACAACAAG TCCTTGGGCATGAACCTACTACTAAAGTTTGACGTCCCTCAAGAGcag TATACCGTAGGTATGGTGGGGTATGGATCCAATCTCACTCAAACAGTTGTGATCGAGTTGAAATACAATTATAATGTGACGGCATACAGGAGAGGAAATGGTTACGCACAG GTTGCTATTGGCACTGATGACGTGTACAAGAGCGCAGCAGCTGCAAAACTTGTTACCAAGGAAGTTGGAGGGAAAGTAATAAGACCACCGGGTCCACTCCCAAAAATTCACACCAAGATCACAGCATTCCTTGATACAGATGGCTTTGAAACG GTGTTGGTAGACAATGAAGACTACCTGAAAAGAATTGAAGAAAGAGCGGTACAGCAAAATCCATAG